The following DNA comes from Rhinolophus ferrumequinum isolate MPI-CBG mRhiFer1 chromosome 15 unlocalized genomic scaffold, mRhiFer1_v1.p scaffold_54_arrow_ctg1_1, whole genome shotgun sequence.
CCAAATCTATTGTGCTGTGTCCCCACTGAAGCTTTGGGTTTCTGAGTAGAGCAGTGATATGCAAAGCCTGCATGTTCTGCTGGTGGCACAGGCTACAGATGGCAAGGAGGGAGCAGGAGCTACAGCGCCCAGTCAGGAGACTGAAGCCTGGGCAACCCTGTAGTAAGACCGCTGGGTCTGGTTCCTCTCAGCTCCAAATCTGAGCTCGGCTCTGGCAGCTGCATTCCCCAGTCTCCATTTCCAGTGCAGTGAGGCTCCTCTCCCAAAGCCCTCCCTCTGCCAAGAGAGGGCTAGCAGCCACAGGCGGCTTTCATCCGGGACACATCAATCCAGCTGAGCTGCCTCCGCATCGGAACTGCTGGGATGTGAGGACTCTCCCTGCTGCGGCCCTTTCTCCTGGGAAGGAGGGAGCTCCTAATCCCCACACTCTGCTCCTGGGCAGCACACCACAGAGCTGGGCTCTCTCCAGGGCTCCAGATCTGGTGGCATTGGGAGGCCAAAGGGCAGTGGGCAAGGTCTCGGAAGGGTCTGGGCCTGGAAGGCAGAGTGGGATGTCTGTCCCGAGAGTCCAGACCTGGACCCAGCCAGCACCCAATCCTCTTATGTTCATTGTGGGATATATTCACACGTGGGTGTATGTACAGGTTTATGCATTCTTAAGGGCCTGAGTGTACACACTTTCTATTATATCTACTAATGATAATAGCGGTCACTTATTATACACAGGAAGGTCTACAAGCTTTAcgtgtatctcatttaatcctctcgaGGAGGTAGATTTTCATGATCCCCACTTTATAGAGAGCGATCTGACACACAGGGAGGTACATagcatgcccaaggtcacagcgaggattgggatttgaacccagggcatCTGAATCCAGGGTCCTGGACCCTAACACCACCACCTTAATAGGTGCTCAACATGTTTGGGGACCTGAATTATGTGGGTACACACATAACAGAGAAAGTGCATACATCTTTTCATCTTGAGATCTACTCCCATCCCCACTGCCTGGCTGCCCCTCACCTTTAGTCAGTGTTTCCTGGATTGGCTTGTATGTAACATGAGACTGTCCATGTGCGAATGAGTGAAAAGAGTGCAATTTGACCACTGGTGTTCCTCTGCTAATGGAAAGGGGTATGGAGAGGGGGTGGAGTCAGATCATCTTTAATCTTTCCCAAAGGCTTTTCTTCCTGCTGCTAGCCACCCCTCCCCGACCCAGGTCTGGGCTTCCAGGTCCTTGGGACCAAGGCGATCTGGACGTGGATTTGGGAGTGGGGAAGAAGGAACGCTCTGTGTGGCTTCCACCATTTCTCCAGGCAGGAGTATTTCCCACAGCCCTaggcctccccacctcccagggtCAGACCCTGTCACTTGAAAGCTTTGCAAGGGTGTCCCTGAGACACACTTCCTGTATTTCTGCTCAAACAGTGTTTGCTGCAAATTATGTCAAAGCATTTGGGCTTCAGTTTTTGGTTCAGAGTATGCCAATGTTTTCGCTTGGAAGGGAAAGTGTTTCTGTTGATGCGgtgaaaagataaaacaagacATTCTTCACCAAGTTACGCTGTCTGAAAGTCAAGTGCTTGGCTTGGGGACAGAGACTCAACTTAGGGTCCCTGGGGTCTAGCGCAGGGCCTGGCAGAAGAGCAGGCAGGTGtaacatttgctgaatgactgaaGGAGTGAATATGGAAAGGGCCTAGAACCAGTGTGGCAGGTTATCAGTATCAGTACAGGTTTGAATGGATCCCATAGGCTCTACCTTCAGAAGGTGTTCTCCGCCAGTTCTTCCTGCCCCATTTTCACTAACCTTGCCTCACCCAAGCAGCCATCACCTCTGGTGACTGGACAGCCCCTAACTGGCTTCCCTGTTTCCACACTTGCCCCTACAGCCCATTCTGCCCACAACCGCCAAAGCCGTCTTTGCAAAATGTGAACTGGAACCGTGTCATCCCCTGCCCCAAACCTTCTGATGGCTTCCCACTGCTCATGGCTGCGGCCCCTAGGTCCCGCACGGTCTGGCCCGCTCCCACGCCACTGATCTCTCATGAGGACCACTCTCCAGCCTCCTTTCAGTTGCTGGAAGAACCAACGTTCTCCCACCTGACGGCTTCGGCTCTAGTGGTTCCCTTTGCCTGGACTGCTTTTCTCCAGGTCTTCATGTCCGGCTCCTTCTATTAATTTAGGGCTCAGCAATAATGTGTCATCTCCTCAGAAAGGTGTtctctgactcccctatctgaaGCAGCCTATCTCTATTCACTCCCTTGATagacattcattgagcacctacaagAAGCTGGGCGCTATTCTAAGTGCGGAGGAAACTGCAGGGAACACAAAAGGGGATGCCCATGTCCTTCTTACCTGCCTTCACAGTTCTGAAAAGCAATCTGAGTATCTTGTTTGGGGACCTGCTCGTGTTTCTCACCAAGTACCAGGAGGGCTGGGGATAAGTCTGCCTGTTCACTATGTTTACCCACCAGGCACAGTggatgctcagtaaacatttgttcaataaaaGAACCGATGGAAGGATGAATGGCAGTCCGGGTAAGTATGCAGAGCAGCTCAAATGAAGCTTTCTTCAAAGAAATCTCACTGTTAACCCCTCAGTCCTTGGTCCCCAGCACTACTGGCAGTGGGTCCAGCCCCACCCTGGACCACCCTCTGACTATGGTGATCTTGGCGAACATAGGCAACAGAGGACAGGTGTTCAGTCAGCCTCCTTGGACTGAGTGGCATCAATGTCTGTTTTCCTAAAGAAGCCCTTGCCCACTGCCTCAGTATCCGCTCTCCATGGCCACTCAGGTCCTGGCCTAGCGACACTGCAGCACTGGCCAGCTGAGGGGGTCCAGCCAAAGAGTTCCTGCCTGCCCTGTGAACCCTCACCAGACCCAACAGTCTACCTGCCTCTCCCATCTAGTCCAACTGCCTctcttccttgctgtgtgactctggccAAGTCTTCCTCCTTTCTGGATCTCCATTCCCCTCCCACCAACCCACAAGGTGGGGCTGGACACAGCTTCCTGGTCGCAACCCCCAGGAAGGACTTTAACACCTCAGTGCAATGATCCCATGGTTCCTTCTCCTGCTGGCCCAAGAGCCCCTTGAGGCAAACACTGCACGCAAGGCAACGCCAGCCCCAGCACAACCCCCCAGCTTGCCTGCTCTATGAAGGCGCCAGTGAAACTGGCAGCCCCTGCAGACTGGAGCTGCGGAACTGCCAAGATGGGGCACCCTGAAACCTGACTCCAAAAAGCAGCAAACCCAAGGCCAAAGGAAGTACGGGGTTCTTTGCCGAAGGACATTTATCCTCTCATAGCCTCAGCCAGAAGCCTCAGCCCAGAGCCTTTGCTCTGGGCCCCCACCCAGTCCCGAGAGGCCACAGGACAAAAGCAATCAGTGCCTGGCTTCCTATCTTTTTTGACACTCTAAGTCTTTATCCTTCCAGGACTAGTGAGTCTCCCCAAAAAACCAAGGTCATCATCAAGCCAGGCTGAGGATGGGGGGAGGAGCTGACTGCTCTGCCTCAAACGGATTTGGGTGCAAAGGCTCTGTCCACAAGCAATGGCAGTTGGTACCATGGCTAACCCAAAAGCCACTTAGTCCctgcttcccttcccctcttcaaCAGCTGCCACCTTCACTAGGGGAAGCTTTTCAAACCCAACTAAGGGCCTAAGAGGAGTCCAGTCATCCCTGGCATCCAAACGGCTGGGGAGGAAGTGGATGGAGGAATCAGAAGCCTGGGGGAGAGGTGTGTGTCCGGTTTGGGGAtgcctccctcttcctcaccAGAGCCCCAACCCGCCCTCATTCCACACAGACAGGGCACTTACAGGCCTCGGAGGCCGGAGAAGGCCTCGTCCTGGAGGTCCCATCCCTGGCCGGACCCTCAACCAGCAGCGGAGGCATGATGTGGGCGGCTGGTCCCGGCAGAGGGTTGCGGGTCGtggtggggagagtgggggaTGGAAGCCAAGCCTACTCCAAGTAACCATCGAAGACGTCAAGTTCTGAGTCGGCATCGTAGAGTCCCGAGCCGGGGTCGGAGAGCACGCCGAGGTCCACGAGCGCTTGGTCCATGTCCTCAGGCAGGAAGACGAGGCCTACGTTGAGGACGATGTACTCCATGAGGAAGGCGTAGTATAGGATCAGCACATTGACAAAGAACAGGCCCACGTAGAACATAGagggcagcagcggcggcggcacgTAGGGGACCAGGGGACCCAGCGCGTCCAGGTGGGCCGCGACGCGGGCGCCGGTCATGCAGGGGGCAGCGAGGGCGGCAGCGGCCCGGAGATTCCCGCGAGCTCAGCCGCTGCAGCGCCCCAGCGGCCGGCGAGGGGGCAGCTCAGCCATCCAGGGGCGCTCTGGGGCTCGACCTGGGCGGCCCGGCGGTGTCCCCCGGGGATGTGCGGCAGCCCCTGTGGACGCGCCCCGGCCCCCGAAACGTGCCTGGCGGGGTCACCGCACCTCCAGATGTGCCCACACAGCCCTCTCGACCCACCCGGCTGCCAGGCGGGCCCCCCTGAAGTGGACGGCGGCTGCCGGGCTCCTCTGATGAGCCGGGCTCGCAATCACGTGCCCTTGCAGAGCCAGCGGGGACCCCACCGCGGCTTAGCGTCGAGGGCCAGTCCCGGCGGGGTCTCTCCAGCTCAGCCCGGCAGTTCTTGGAGCCCCGTTCGCGCACCCGCAGGCCCACCGCCCATGGTTGCGACCGCCGCGTCTCCCTGCTGGTAGCTGTCCGAACTCCTCCTCCGGAGCGACCCCAAGCTCATTGGTCCACTGCCCCTGCCCGCGCTCATTGGCCCGCTCGACGCCCGCGCTCATTGGCCCCAGCCGTCCGGGGCGGGTACCTATTAGCTCCGCCCCTGGGGTGCTGGCCTCTGAATTGCTTTCCTGGTTCCGGACTAATCTCAAATCCAATTCGCTCTGCGAATCCCCTCGGAatagggggaggggaaagaaaccCAACACAATTCAAACCTAGACGTTCTCCAAGGCGACAAAAGCTGAAGGAAACCGCGAGATTCCTCGGCACCTTGCTGGACTTGAGTATCGTGCCACACCGCTTTAGGACTCAGTTTACCAGTTGAAAACGGAGGCGGGGTAGGGGAGGGATGGTGAACTTTAACGGTGAAAATCTTGGACTTTCCCGAAGTGCCAATTTTTCATGGTGGGGATGATCAATCAGGACCCCCTTCGTTTCCAAATTCTGGCTGCTAGAAGGTCCGCcaattgggggtggggtgggggcgagggCGTTCTCCATCACAGGATTCAGGAACACTCGAGTAAAGAGATTCCCAGGCGGGTCAGACCTTCAGCCTGTAGGGGTGCTTCCTGTTTCTTTGGAAAccatgtttaaaaacaataataatgcaCATGGTTAAACATTCAACCAAGAAGTGCACAGAAAAGTGAGACTCTCTTCCACTCGCCGATTCCCCTCATTGACAACCCTTGTACGTCCTTGAGGAGACTGAAATTTCCCACAGTGCCTTCCAAGCAGTTCAACAAACTCTTTCATCTCATGTCACACTGAGCTGCTGGGTGATTTACATGCATTGCTCAGTTGGAGCCAGACAGGGCAGCGTAGTAtgttaccccattttatagatgaggaaaccgagacccAGAGAAACGGAAGGATCCTGGAAGCTACTGGGCCTGCCTGTGTTTTGGAGGCCAGAATCTGCCTTTTTCTCCACGACTACTTCTTGTCCCTTTAGACGAATTACAGAGCAAATCATTAACCCTCCACTGGTCTCCATTTCTCCAACTGCAGAAGGTGAAACCaaccttcatttattcatgtactcTGTTAAACACCTATTAGGCATCAAGCCTtctttgtgctaggcactggggagaaCATTGGCCCCTGGCCCAATTCTGCTCTGAGCACAGTAAATGGGACACAACCGGCCTTAGATAACTATGagttatagaaataaatgaaggaaggaatgaataaatgaatggtgaacagaaataagtgaatgaaggaatgaacaaaagaaaggtgaataaatgaatgaatggaatgaataaatgaaaacctcCACGGAGCTTCCCACTCTTGATTCAAGAGAGAAATTTAGATACATCTTCTTGGCATATATAGGAAGTTTagtgttaacttttttttttttttaatgtggtagtTTTGGAAATGGCATGGATTTTGGCTGAAGATCAGAGAAATCCTCTAAAAGTACAGGACGTTTACTTTTGGtacactgttttatatatttatatatgtatatatatagatatatacatatatatgtatatatatatatatatacacacacatatacatatatataaattgaagtggaaaaagaaaacagctgtgAGGACAAACAAGGCTGTTACCGATTTGATGCAGTTTAGTTGATTGTGGGTTAAAAATAAGGgtgcctgggtttgaaccctagctctgccacctactagctgcATGACATTGGGCAAGTCAACCTGTCTGTGATTCAGCTTCGTTGAcagtaaaataaggataatagtaCCCACGTCATATATATCCCTATGTAAGCGCTTAGCACAGAGGCATATGGTATATGCTATGCAATAGCTACTCTTATTCTTATCGTAAACTTAATAGTTGTTAATACTGCGGCTACTTTTCTTCACCCTACTTCACCGGTTTCCTTCTCAGGGCTCCGCACACAGGTTACCTATTCCCGCCCACCCAGACGGTACCGCGGACTCTCCCCCTCTCGCTCCGCCTTTTCTCCAAGGCCGCAGGCCCGCAGTTGCGTGATGCACACCGGGTCTTGTAGTTGGTTCGCAGAATCCAGTGGGCGGGGGCCTCTCGGGCGAACTGCATTTCCCAGAGTTCCTCGTGGCGGCGGCCGTAAAGCGCGACGGTCGAACGGCCGGTTCCGGCTGAATGTCAGTGCGGAGCTGTGGGCCGAGGAGGAAGGTGGTTGGCGGTCCCTTCACCACCTCCGCGGCTTGTGCTGCCGCCGCGGGCTCCCGGCCACTCGGCCGCTGTGGCATGAGACCGTGAAGCGAGCGACGAGCTGGGGCCGCCAACATGTTTGGCCGCTCGCGGAGCTGGGTGGGCGGGGGCCATGGCAAGTCTTCCCGCAACATCCACTCCTTGGACCACCTCAAGTGAGTGTGTTGGGGGCGGAGGCGGGAGGCCGCGGGGCTGGACGCGGGGATGGGGCTCATAGCCCCGGGCCGGGGGTGCTGGGGGTGTGAGAACGGAGGTGGAGGGCGGAGAGAGGCGCCAGGGAAAGGCTGTTAAGAGGGAGAATTCTGGAGTCAGGGAGACGGTTCGAACCCTGACCCCGTCGCTCCTtgctgtgtgtgaccttgggcaagtcgcttAGCTAGCTTCTCAGAGTCTCGGCATCTCCATCTGTAAAGCAAGGGGATGAGATTTCAGTTTACGGACGCAGACTTCGTTCTTACCGCCGGCAGACAGTAGGCACCAAGTTCCCCGGGGTGGTGGTACTTAGGCTGGACAGCTTAGGGGCCAGAGGTCTGGATCCTGGAGTCGGATAGATCTGGGTTCGATTCTAAATGTGTGAatttaggcctcagtttcctcagttgcaAAACGGCTATTGTGACAGCGCCTGCTTCCTACGATTGTCTTGAGGGTTGGGTAAGAGAATGCACATAAAGTTGGAAGCACATACAGGAGCTCAGTAAAGGGcaatcatgaaaaacaaatattttcttggtgGAGTCGAAGGAGGGACTGTCAGAAGCAGAGCCCTTGGGAGGGCGGGTAGGACAGGTGCAAACCGAGTCCTGGGAGGAAGGAGTGCAAGGAGTCGCTTTGCAGTCAGAGTTGCATTCAAAGCCTGATTCCACCACTCAATGGCtgcgtgaccttggacaaattacttcacctctctgagcctctggttCCCCATCTGCAAATGAGGATGGTGAACACTGTGCAAGGATTCAGTTGTACCATGCATGGAGAGAGACTGACCAGTGTGTTACACAGCAGGGTGGGCAGTAGTGGCAGCTGTGTTTATCAGGCAAGGCCTTCCCCAATCACCCTACCTAAAGTGCTTCCCTTACCCCATGAATGCATGTCCACTATCTGCAGTTATCCTGTTCGTTTTTTACTATGTTTCTGACTGCTACTGAACTGATAACTGCCAGGGCAGAGACTGCTTGTTTGGCTTACAGTTGTATTCCCAGCTTCTAACGCTGTGCCTGGCTCCCACAGTAGGAGCCTAGGAGTTTTTTCTTTGTGGGGGGGGCAGGTGATGGAAAATACAGACCTTTGAGGCGGAAATAACTCCAGCTTGGAAAATATagtggggtgagggagttggGGGCCAGGGAGAGGCAAACCTTTGGTGGTAAGAAATAGGCTGGTTTCCAGAGGGAGCACCAAGATTACCgatgagaaggaagaaggatggagttggggggtgggaacAGTAGGAGGAAGACAAGGCCCATGGAAAGGCTCGATGGGAAGGGAATTAGATGGGGTCTTCTCATTTGGCCAGGCACGGGCGTGCTGTGATTCTCACCTGTGTCCTTTCTAGCATGGAAcatgcatttaataaatgtttgtgggtCTGAGAGAACGGGGGGCAGTTGAGCTCATTATATGGTGAGGGATGGTTTTAGGGGATGGTAGTGAGAAgacctggggaggagagaggcccAGGGCGAGGCGGGGAGTGTGTAGGGAAGCAGGACTTTTAAATGAGAAGGCAGATGGGCGGGAAAGGGAGAGGCTAAGGATTTCAGGAATGTGGAGAGTGGGTGGATGTCACTGAGAAGGGGAGCCCGGCTGGGCCTCCTGCCAGCCTCCTGCCAGCACCCAGGTACCCGCAGGTTCTCTCTCACCTAACTGCCTGACTCTAGCCCTTTTAAATGACTTTAATATTCATTGAATTCATTTCCTGTGCCAGGTACTTCCTGTGTGTTATTTCCCTTAGTCCTCACAAGTCTTATGAGTTACAGAAactattattgtttccattttatagaagtgGAAATTAAGGTTCAGAGAGATTGTCACTTGCCCCAAGATGACAGCAGCTGAAAAGTGTCGAAGCCAGGATTTGACTTTAGTGCTTGTATTCATTCCACTGTCTTTTTGAATAAAACTTCCTTATAAGTCAGTTTGGGGAAGATTTTCACCAGGGTTGAGTCTCACTGCCCCATGAGGGGCATATTCACCCTCCTGCCAGCCAGGGAATGGTAAAGGTTCTCAGGTTCCTTTGAAGTATCTGGGAACTGCCCAGCTACACTGTTTAGGTCGCATGGCCATCGGGTGCTTTTTGGAAACTTGAGCTGCCTGCCCTGGATCAGGCAGATCAGCTTAATCCATATTGCAGCCTGAATAACCTGGCAATTTGTGTACCTGTATGGGGCTTAGAAGATCGCAACGAGCTTTGGAAAAGAGTGCTATAAACAGCTAGTACCCACCCCAAGGCTGGTGATGATTTTCCTTTGGCTCTGATAGTAAACCTCTTGGGTTTGGGGTACAAAACAGCTCATTCCCTGAGGGAGTTCACGGGTTGATGGGAGAGACAGCCATAGCGCCAGGGACTGTACAGCATGACAAGTGCTGGGGTCACCGTAGACCCAGGGTTCTGTGCGAACCTTCTTGG
Coding sequences within:
- the DEXI gene encoding dexamethasone-induced protein, with protein sequence MTGARVAAHLDALGPLVPYVPPPLLPSMFYVGLFFVNVLILYYAFLMEYIVLNVGLVFLPEDMDQALVDLGVLSDPGSGLYDADSELDVFDGYLE